From Solwaraspora sp. WMMD1047, the proteins below share one genomic window:
- a CDS encoding BTAD domain-containing putative transcriptional regulator: protein MFTAIRTVHHVIAYGAVLVGPPTVLTVLTGRALPRRWPTGTQVAAWLADPLTPGSVTAALLTTAWLVWAGFAATAFTSAWTHLTRRARRWPAIRVPGPLGALHAAVLGATALTNVATATPAAASSPPVHSSLEPAAPAPAAGVPAASAGPAQVAGPGSPATVTVRRHDTLSRLADRHLGDADRWPDIYDRNKGRRFPVGGTLTDPNLIQPGWTLHLPTRHTHDSGTPPAPPAAPRPPATAPADPPPAPDCATPTPADPGAAPPGTDHPAEPRPGDPAPPPASQPSPTVSRPADDGVTEPTPAAPAAPAPAPPVDTPNSPAASTTAPTGPTRRPEHPDGIALPTGSWVDLGLAFAIAGAAAVVWRLRRRRYTPRPPSAQSRLDDPDLAPLPQVVTRVRAGLRGPAADEDTSLTDLLDTSEVTDTPDDAATEIPDGVYEQERTDPAPPLNLPALGNPMLAAWPPAGLGLTGPGAQAAARGFLASALASGALDDPHGRCGVVLPAATLATLLGAAAVNVPDTPRLTVTGDLTEALELLEEQTLHRTRLVYGHQVDTVAHLRDADPHEEPLPPILLLADATVPHERTRIAALLAQGQRLDIHGVLLGAWPDGNTVVVAGDGTTTPAEGEGSRHGSHPADAGRLAVITAAEAAALLPTLAESHTGLPQPPAPTEPQPRTPVATTQPATPTGDHDPPTAGPAPEPDAATPDQITGATQVPDTTPALTVLAETTRPNTAGSAVPRPNGEDGQALDDGDADDPAGDGPGVVAVQVLGPPTIVAADPQQPLRAKAMELLVYLIARDGGATVDAMKEDLVPDATVSKAPNRIHTYVYALRLALRRTGGRATYITHPRHRYLLNRDTLDVDLWRMRAALAAAETTTGHARLAALRDAVTAYRGPFAAGAHYEWAEPYREAVRRQALDAHLALADALRDQPEEALAVLDAAIAHDPYAEELYQAAMRHHADLDDIDAIAARLAELTRRLEELDTEPTDDTRELAGALTDDVRRRARRNRGGAA from the coding sequence ATGTTCACGGCGATACGCACCGTCCACCACGTCATCGCCTACGGGGCAGTCCTGGTCGGACCACCCACCGTCCTGACAGTCCTGACCGGCCGGGCGCTACCCCGGCGGTGGCCCACCGGTACGCAGGTCGCGGCCTGGCTGGCCGACCCGCTCACCCCCGGCAGCGTCACCGCCGCGCTGCTGACCACCGCCTGGCTGGTCTGGGCCGGCTTCGCCGCCACCGCGTTCACCAGCGCCTGGACCCACCTCACCCGACGGGCCCGCCGGTGGCCGGCCATACGGGTGCCCGGCCCGCTGGGGGCACTGCACGCCGCCGTCCTCGGCGCCACGGCCCTGACCAACGTCGCCACCGCCACCCCTGCGGCCGCGTCATCCCCACCGGTCCACAGCAGCCTGGAACCGGCCGCACCGGCCCCAGCGGCGGGGGTGCCGGCAGCGTCCGCCGGCCCGGCCCAGGTGGCCGGACCGGGCTCCCCGGCGACGGTGACGGTTCGCCGCCACGACACCCTGTCGCGGCTGGCCGACCGGCACCTCGGCGACGCCGACCGCTGGCCCGACATCTACGACCGCAACAAGGGACGACGCTTCCCGGTCGGCGGAACCCTGACCGACCCGAACCTGATCCAACCCGGCTGGACCCTGCACCTACCGACCCGCCACACCCACGACAGCGGCACCCCACCGGCGCCTCCCGCCGCCCCGCGTCCGCCGGCCACCGCGCCTGCAGACCCGCCACCCGCACCCGACTGCGCCACGCCCACCCCCGCCGACCCTGGAGCCGCCCCACCCGGCACGGACCACCCGGCCGAACCCCGGCCCGGTGATCCGGCACCACCGCCAGCGTCGCAGCCGAGCCCCACCGTCAGCCGGCCCGCCGACGATGGCGTCACCGAACCCACACCGGCAGCCCCGGCCGCGCCCGCCCCGGCCCCACCGGTCGACACCCCGAACAGTCCCGCCGCCAGCACGACCGCCCCCACCGGCCCGACCAGGCGACCGGAGCACCCCGACGGCATCGCACTGCCGACCGGAAGTTGGGTCGACCTCGGTCTCGCGTTCGCGATCGCCGGCGCCGCCGCCGTGGTGTGGCGGCTGCGCCGACGCCGATACACGCCACGCCCGCCCAGCGCACAGTCACGTCTGGACGACCCGGACCTGGCGCCGCTGCCGCAGGTGGTGACCCGGGTGCGCGCTGGCCTACGCGGCCCCGCGGCAGACGAGGACACCAGCCTGACCGACCTGCTTGACACCAGCGAGGTCACCGACACCCCCGACGACGCGGCCACCGAGATCCCGGACGGCGTCTATGAGCAGGAGCGGACCGACCCGGCGCCGCCGCTGAACCTGCCAGCCTTGGGCAACCCGATGCTTGCGGCGTGGCCACCGGCCGGGCTGGGGCTGACCGGTCCGGGCGCGCAGGCGGCGGCGCGGGGCTTCCTCGCTTCCGCACTCGCCTCCGGCGCCCTCGACGACCCGCACGGACGCTGCGGTGTGGTGCTGCCCGCCGCGACCCTGGCCACCCTGCTCGGCGCCGCCGCCGTGAACGTGCCCGACACACCCAGGCTCACCGTGACCGGCGACCTGACCGAGGCCCTGGAACTCCTCGAAGAGCAGACGCTGCACCGTACCCGCCTGGTGTACGGGCACCAGGTCGACACCGTGGCGCACCTGCGCGACGCCGACCCGCACGAGGAACCGCTACCGCCGATCCTGCTGCTCGCCGACGCCACCGTCCCACACGAGCGGACCCGCATCGCCGCCCTGCTCGCCCAGGGGCAGCGTCTGGACATCCACGGAGTCCTGCTCGGGGCATGGCCCGACGGCAACACCGTCGTCGTGGCCGGCGACGGCACCACCACCCCCGCCGAGGGCGAGGGCTCGCGGCACGGCAGCCACCCCGCCGACGCCGGCCGCCTCGCTGTCATCACCGCCGCCGAGGCAGCCGCGCTGCTGCCCACCCTCGCCGAGTCCCACACCGGCCTGCCCCAGCCGCCGGCACCCACCGAGCCGCAGCCCCGCACCCCTGTCGCCACCACCCAGCCCGCGACGCCCACAGGCGACCATGACCCGCCCACCGCCGGCCCCGCCCCGGAGCCCGACGCCGCTACCCCCGACCAGATCACCGGCGCCACACAGGTCCCGGACACCACGCCGGCTTTGACGGTCCTCGCGGAAACCACCCGTCCGAACACGGCGGGATCGGCAGTCCCCCGGCCGAACGGCGAGGACGGTCAGGCCCTGGACGACGGCGACGCCGACGACCCCGCTGGCGATGGACCGGGCGTCGTCGCGGTGCAGGTCCTCGGCCCGCCGACCATCGTCGCTGCCGACCCGCAACAGCCGCTACGCGCCAAGGCCATGGAACTGCTGGTGTACCTGATTGCCCGCGACGGCGGCGCCACCGTCGACGCCATGAAAGAGGACCTGGTGCCGGACGCCACCGTCTCCAAGGCCCCCAACCGCATCCATACCTACGTCTACGCCCTGCGCCTGGCCCTACGGCGCACCGGTGGGCGGGCCACCTACATCACCCACCCACGGCACCGGTACCTACTCAACCGCGACACCCTGGACGTGGACCTGTGGCGGATGCGCGCGGCACTCGCCGCCGCCGAGACCACCACCGGCCACGCGAGGCTGGCCGCGCTGCGAGACGCGGTCACCGCCTACCGAGGCCCCTTCGCCGCCGGCGCCCACTACGAATGGGCCGAACCGTACCGGGAAGCGGTCCGCCGGCAGGCCCTCGACGCCCACCTCGCCCTGGCCGACGCGCTACGCGACCAACCGGAAGAGGCCCTCGCCGTGCTGGACGCCGCCATCGCACACGACCCCTACGCCGAAGAGCTGTACCAGGCGGCGATGCGCCACCACGCCGACCTCGACGACATCGACGCGATCGCCGCCCGGCTGGCCGAGCTGACCCGCCGCCTGGAAGAGCTCGACACCGAACCGACCGATGACACCCGCGAACTCGCGGGCGCCCTCACCGACGACGTGCGTCGCCGCGCCCGCCGCAACCGAGGCGGCGCCGCATGA